The Acidicapsa acidisoli genome window below encodes:
- the katG gene encoding catalase/peroxidase HPI, giving the protein MSTEAKCPVVHGTQRPLAGGVRMNSDWWPKQLNLKILHMNSPLSNPMDKEFNYAEEFKSLDLNAVIKDLHELMTNSQDWWPADYGHYGPFFIRMAWHSAGTYRIADGRGGAGAGMQRFAPLNSWPDNVSLDKARRLIWPIKQKYGRKLSWADLIILTGNVALESMGLKTFGFAGGREDVWEPEEVYWGNEDTWLGDNRYSGDRELENPLGAVQMGLIYVNPEGPNNNPDPVAAVRDIRETFARMAMNDEETVALIAGGHTFGKAHGAADPGKYVGPEPEGADIEEQGLGWKSSFGNGNGVHAISSGLEGAWTTNPVKWDMNYLENLFAYEWELTRSPAGAQQWKPKNGAAADTVPDAHDPSKKHAPIMFTTDLALLMDPSYKEISKRYLDNPDQFADAFARAWFKLTHRDMGPIERYLGPLVPSEELIWQDRVPVAYYPQVGEAEIAALKAKILASGLSTSQLVTTAWASASTFRGGDKRGGANGARIRLEPQKDWEVNQPAELAKVLETLESIKSDFDGSRGDGMKVSLADLIVLGGCAAVEEAVKKAGHDVKVPFTPGRTDASQAQTDTHSFAPLEPIADGFRNYIRSGHENYAADLLVDKANLLTLTAPEMTVLIGGLRALSVTAPQSAYGVFTKQPGTLTSDYFVNLLDMNTKWQRSAGTAGVLDGSDRATGEPKWSGTVVDLVFGSNSQLRALAEVYAASDSQETFVHDFVAAWTKVMNLDRFDI; this is encoded by the coding sequence TTGTCAACCGAAGCAAAATGCCCGGTAGTGCACGGCACCCAAAGGCCCTTGGCGGGCGGAGTTCGAATGAACTCGGACTGGTGGCCCAAGCAGCTAAATTTGAAGATTCTCCACATGAACTCTCCCTTGTCCAATCCCATGGACAAAGAGTTCAACTACGCCGAGGAGTTCAAAAGCCTCGATCTGAATGCCGTAATCAAGGACCTCCACGAACTGATGACCAACTCGCAGGACTGGTGGCCCGCCGACTACGGTCACTATGGACCGTTCTTCATCCGCATGGCGTGGCACAGCGCAGGCACCTATCGTATCGCCGATGGCCGCGGCGGCGCAGGCGCGGGAATGCAGCGATTTGCTCCGCTCAATAGCTGGCCCGACAACGTGAGCCTCGACAAAGCGCGCCGCTTGATCTGGCCGATCAAGCAGAAGTACGGCCGCAAGCTCTCCTGGGCCGACCTCATCATCCTCACCGGCAACGTCGCGCTCGAATCCATGGGACTCAAGACCTTCGGTTTCGCAGGTGGCCGCGAGGACGTCTGGGAGCCGGAAGAAGTCTATTGGGGAAATGAGGACACATGGCTGGGAGACAATCGCTACAGCGGCGACCGTGAACTCGAAAATCCACTGGGCGCTGTCCAAATGGGCCTGATCTATGTGAATCCGGAAGGCCCTAACAACAATCCCGACCCAGTCGCTGCCGTTCGGGATATTCGAGAGACCTTTGCTCGCATGGCGATGAATGACGAGGAGACGGTCGCCCTCATCGCCGGCGGACATACCTTCGGCAAAGCACATGGCGCTGCCGATCCCGGCAAGTACGTCGGTCCCGAACCAGAGGGCGCCGATATCGAAGAGCAAGGTCTGGGCTGGAAGAGCAGTTTTGGGAACGGCAATGGCGTTCACGCAATCAGCAGCGGCCTGGAAGGCGCTTGGACCACAAACCCGGTGAAGTGGGACATGAATTACCTCGAAAACCTCTTCGCCTATGAATGGGAACTCACCAGGAGCCCAGCCGGCGCTCAACAATGGAAGCCCAAGAACGGAGCTGCGGCGGATACCGTGCCCGACGCTCACGACCCGTCAAAGAAGCACGCCCCAATCATGTTCACGACAGACCTCGCCCTGCTCATGGACCCCAGCTACAAGGAGATTTCGAAGCGCTACCTCGACAATCCGGATCAGTTCGCCGACGCTTTCGCCAGGGCCTGGTTCAAGCTGACCCATCGCGATATGGGTCCAATCGAGCGCTATCTCGGTCCGCTCGTTCCCAGCGAGGAACTCATCTGGCAGGACCGCGTTCCCGTGGCATATTACCCGCAGGTGGGCGAGGCGGAGATCGCTGCTCTCAAAGCCAAAATCCTTGCCTCCGGACTCTCAACTTCGCAACTCGTCACGACGGCCTGGGCATCGGCTTCCACCTTCCGCGGCGGCGACAAGCGCGGCGGAGCCAACGGAGCACGCATTCGCCTCGAACCGCAGAAGGATTGGGAAGTCAACCAGCCTGCCGAACTAGCCAAGGTCCTCGAAACCCTCGAATCGATCAAGAGCGATTTCGACGGATCGCGAGGAGATGGCATGAAGGTCTCGCTCGCCGACCTGATCGTTCTCGGCGGTTGCGCAGCCGTCGAAGAAGCAGTGAAGAAGGCAGGCCATGACGTGAAGGTTCCTTTCACGCCCGGGCGCACCGATGCTTCGCAGGCGCAGACCGATACGCATTCCTTCGCGCCGCTGGAGCCAATCGCAGACGGCTTCCGCAATTACATTCGCTCTGGCCATGAGAACTATGCTGCCGATCTGCTCGTGGATAAGGCAAACCTGCTCACCCTCACGGCTCCCGAGATGACGGTGCTGATCGGTGGCTTGCGCGCATTGAGTGTCACCGCACCGCAGTCTGCCTATGGCGTCTTCACCAAGCAGCCTGGAACACTCACCAGCGACTACTTCGTCAATCTGCTCGACATGAACACGAAGTGGCAGCGATCCGCCGGAACTGCAGGCGTGTTGGATGGAAGCGATCGGGCCACCGGCGAGCCGAAGTGGTCAGGCACCGTCGTAGATCTGGTCTTTGGTTCCAACTCCCAACTCCGGGCACTTGCCGAAGTCTATGCGGCCAGCGACTCACAAGAGACGTTCGTGCATGACTTCGTAGCTGCCTGGACCAAGGTGATGAATCTGGATCGATTCGATATCTGA
- a CDS encoding LysR substrate-binding domain-containing protein, translated as MNLQELRYFAAVVEFRHFGRAAEACNVSQPTLSSQIRKLEDELGVTLLERTNKRVDVTPVGRQILEHARRVLAESGQIESVARAARDPLVGALRLGMIPTLAPYLLPLILEPLRKAYPGLAIELWEDQTRLLMEGLRSHRLDAALVASSIGSAEFTETSLFAEPLVAVLSPGHALAKEKTVDESALANDLLVMADGHCLVNHSLAACGAKAGLQSAMQAATLETLVNLVAAGYGTTLIPALAAPGLMNRGVELRPLRQNSTRIIRLASRPGFPRPQALRAIEKVVRRAMPVDWRL; from the coding sequence TTGAATCTGCAGGAGTTGCGATACTTTGCGGCGGTGGTTGAGTTTCGCCACTTTGGCCGGGCGGCGGAGGCGTGCAACGTCAGCCAGCCGACGTTGAGCAGCCAGATTCGCAAGCTGGAGGACGAGCTTGGGGTGACACTGCTGGAACGCACGAACAAGCGGGTCGATGTGACGCCGGTTGGGCGGCAAATTCTGGAGCACGCAAGACGGGTTCTGGCGGAATCGGGACAGATCGAGTCGGTAGCGCGGGCAGCGCGCGATCCGCTGGTGGGAGCGCTGCGGCTGGGGATGATTCCGACGCTGGCTCCGTATTTGCTGCCGCTGATACTGGAGCCGCTGCGGAAGGCGTATCCCGGGCTGGCGATTGAATTGTGGGAGGACCAGACGCGGTTGCTGATGGAGGGACTTCGCAGCCATCGGCTAGATGCGGCGCTGGTGGCTTCGTCGATTGGGAGCGCCGAATTTACGGAGACTTCGCTGTTTGCAGAGCCGCTGGTGGCTGTGCTGTCTCCGGGGCATGCGCTTGCCAAAGAGAAGACGGTGGATGAGTCCGCGCTGGCCAACGACCTGCTCGTGATGGCCGACGGGCATTGCCTAGTGAACCACTCGTTGGCTGCCTGCGGCGCGAAGGCTGGATTGCAGTCGGCGATGCAGGCGGCAACGCTGGAGACGCTGGTGAATCTGGTGGCGGCGGGGTATGGGACGACGCTGATTCCGGCGCTTGCTGCTCCGGGGCTTATGAATCGCGGCGTGGAGTTGCGGCCTTTGCGACAGAATTCAACGCGCATCATCCGGCTGGCGAGCAGGCCGGGATTTCCCCGTCCGCAGGCGCTGCGGGCGATTGAAAAAGTGGTGCGGCGGGCTATGCCGGTCGATTGGAGGCTGTAG
- the smc gene encoding chromosome segregation protein SMC, translating into MLKLKKIHILGFKSFCDRTELALPGTGIAVVVGPNGCGKSNILDGVTWVLGEQSAKTLRGAHMMDVIFAGTRDRKALGMAEVTITMVDPEAYDGPMIVEPEVQVEADLPFDWDEQAVRRQKAAEAEEAVAENQPGQVVDEDEAEETAGPDPAAAAAGTDGAGQPVVLKIRRRKFSRTPQKGEIVITRRLFRTGESEYLLNGKLCRLRDIQDIFMGTGLGPESYAIIGQERIGQLLSSKPHDRRAIIEEAAGITRFKTKKRLAELRLESAKQNLARVDDIFDEVTRQMNSLKRQAAKAERFGALRDELRAKLRVTIASRMAKMDAEQIRLEEEIAKLTAQIDESAAGIETLDSASHELSGRGFELDKLGQAANAQANASAVELERAASRERSNSERVLELESRLEATAAELEQTRTQTVAIAEERTQHKQFLENAAEEARAFRQQVEARQVEARNAAQQVGDAERQVEAGRRNAMHLLSLAGAARNQTSQAEDALAALEREAQRLEGEMEQARAEAANLGAERGQASLRFEGATQGLKQLESEIVEQREALTVQRQQEAVLRQRANQLRGEQAALIGRRNSLDAVIKNHSYSTETVRKLLKPDSLGPGMTPIGTLADFVDVAGEHEVVADDFLREELSYIVVRNWETAEQGIRLLRSGIDGRATFLVHPEENAAAQSHPADPEPEPGLIPLRQTMRVLNGFGNSLESMLPKLRDGYLAPDSETARRLAASHPKGYFLAPTGEWFHNATVSGGKPAVGGPLAVKRELRETQRKLEAVEAELGQAEINTVAATRAIEELAAQLELLNEQRRQAERDAANQGAALKQMESEVQRIERRLQEWILQASRNKDAREQKQGLIGQKLEESQRLEAEHKAAEIRLEELQQGVSELRQSREAFQQEAARVTAELAGLEERRRGADSAFQRIERLHADLERRAQMIEQQRVAAEAERDQRSGENEQLQVRQIELKAARDTAQEEARAAAAEAAALREQLTAAEHQLKTLRGATDGFRENRSRLASLAAKLKSDLEHLEASCLNELNLEASALRAEANAPEAEGGLAYLEGDELTAAEEATREMRQKLEAMGPVNMMALDEYKETAERHAFLETQRKDLVDSIENTQSTIKEIDQISRVKFDEAFARINENFGHVFTKLFHGGQAFLRLTDAENQAESGLEIVASPPGKKLQNVLLLSGGEKALTALSLLVGIFQYQPAPFCVLDEVDAALDETNVGRLADLLHGMSQDTQFLLVTHSKRMMQTADLIYGVTMQEPGVSKIVSVHLGHQQQDRGRERATA; encoded by the coding sequence ATGCTGAAACTGAAAAAGATACACATTCTGGGCTTCAAGAGCTTTTGCGACCGCACGGAACTGGCGCTGCCGGGGACGGGGATTGCGGTGGTGGTGGGGCCGAATGGATGTGGAAAATCCAACATTCTCGATGGCGTGACCTGGGTGCTCGGCGAACAGAGCGCAAAGACGCTGCGCGGCGCGCACATGATGGACGTGATCTTCGCCGGAACGCGGGACCGCAAGGCGCTGGGCATGGCCGAGGTGACGATCACCATGGTCGATCCGGAGGCTTATGACGGCCCCATGATTGTGGAACCTGAGGTACAGGTTGAGGCGGACTTGCCTTTCGACTGGGACGAGCAGGCGGTGCGCCGCCAGAAAGCAGCGGAAGCGGAAGAGGCTGTCGCCGAGAATCAGCCGGGGCAGGTCGTTGACGAAGACGAAGCCGAAGAGACTGCCGGGCCTGACCCCGCTGCCGCTGCTGCCGGAACCGATGGCGCGGGGCAGCCGGTCGTCTTGAAGATTCGCCGCCGGAAGTTTTCGCGCACTCCGCAAAAGGGCGAAATCGTCATTACGCGGCGGCTTTTCCGCACCGGCGAAAGCGAATACCTGCTGAATGGCAAGCTGTGCCGGCTGCGCGATATTCAGGACATCTTCATGGGCACCGGTCTCGGGCCGGAAAGCTACGCGATCATTGGGCAGGAGCGTATCGGCCAGTTGCTGAGTTCCAAGCCGCATGATCGCCGGGCGATTATCGAAGAGGCGGCGGGAATTACGCGCTTCAAGACGAAGAAGCGGCTCGCCGAGCTGCGTCTCGAATCGGCCAAGCAGAATCTGGCCCGCGTGGACGACATCTTCGACGAAGTCACCCGGCAGATGAACAGCCTGAAGCGGCAGGCGGCCAAGGCGGAGCGGTTTGGCGCCCTCCGCGATGAGTTGCGCGCCAAGCTGCGGGTGACGATTGCCAGCCGGATGGCAAAGATGGATGCCGAGCAGATTCGCTTGGAAGAGGAGATTGCGAAGCTGACCGCCCAGATTGATGAGTCGGCTGCTGGGATTGAGACGCTGGATTCGGCTTCGCACGAGTTGAGCGGCCGCGGATTTGAGCTGGACAAGCTCGGTCAGGCGGCCAATGCACAGGCCAATGCGTCGGCGGTTGAGCTTGAGCGCGCCGCATCGCGGGAACGCAGCAACAGCGAGCGCGTGCTCGAGCTTGAGTCGCGTTTAGAGGCCACCGCCGCTGAACTGGAGCAGACGCGCACGCAGACTGTTGCGATTGCCGAGGAGCGAACGCAGCACAAACAATTCCTGGAAAACGCAGCGGAAGAGGCGCGGGCTTTTCGTCAGCAGGTAGAGGCGCGACAGGTGGAAGCGCGGAATGCTGCGCAGCAGGTTGGCGATGCCGAGCGGCAGGTCGAGGCTGGCAGGCGCAATGCGATGCATTTGCTTTCTTTGGCTGGAGCAGCGCGCAACCAGACATCGCAAGCGGAAGACGCGCTGGCTGCGCTCGAACGCGAGGCGCAGCGGCTGGAAGGCGAGATGGAACAGGCCCGCGCCGAGGCAGCGAATCTGGGAGCGGAGCGGGGCCAGGCCAGCCTTCGCTTTGAGGGCGCAACCCAGGGACTAAAGCAACTCGAAAGCGAGATTGTCGAGCAGCGCGAGGCGCTGACGGTGCAGCGTCAGCAGGAAGCGGTGCTGCGGCAGCGGGCCAATCAACTTCGCGGGGAGCAGGCAGCGCTGATTGGACGGCGTAACTCGCTCGATGCGGTGATCAAGAACCATAGCTACTCGACGGAAACAGTTCGCAAGCTTCTGAAACCCGATTCGCTTGGGCCGGGAATGACGCCTATCGGCACGCTGGCTGACTTCGTCGATGTCGCCGGAGAGCACGAAGTCGTTGCCGACGATTTCCTGCGCGAAGAGTTAAGCTACATCGTCGTAAGGAACTGGGAGACGGCGGAACAAGGTATCCGTCTGCTTCGATCCGGAATCGACGGACGGGCGACATTCCTGGTTCATCCGGAAGAGAACGCGGCTGCGCAAAGCCATCCTGCAGACCCGGAGCCGGAGCCTGGACTTATTCCGTTACGGCAGACGATGCGCGTGCTGAATGGCTTTGGAAATTCGCTCGAATCGATGTTGCCCAAGCTGCGCGATGGTTATCTTGCGCCTGACTCGGAGACGGCGCGAAGGTTGGCGGCGAGCCATCCCAAGGGGTATTTTCTGGCGCCTACGGGCGAATGGTTCCATAACGCGACGGTGAGCGGCGGCAAACCGGCGGTAGGCGGACCGCTGGCCGTGAAGCGCGAACTGCGCGAAACACAGCGCAAGCTGGAAGCCGTGGAAGCAGAGCTGGGCCAAGCGGAGATCAATACGGTTGCAGCGACGAGAGCAATTGAAGAACTCGCCGCGCAGCTTGAGTTGCTGAACGAGCAGCGCCGTCAGGCAGAGCGCGATGCGGCCAACCAGGGCGCGGCGCTCAAGCAGATGGAATCGGAAGTTCAGCGCATCGAGCGGCGCTTGCAGGAGTGGATCTTGCAGGCCAGCCGCAACAAGGATGCGCGGGAGCAGAAGCAGGGGTTGATCGGGCAAAAACTCGAAGAGTCGCAACGCCTGGAAGCGGAGCACAAAGCGGCGGAAATCCGTCTGGAAGAGTTGCAGCAGGGAGTGTCGGAGCTGCGCCAGAGTCGAGAGGCATTCCAGCAGGAAGCGGCTCGGGTTACGGCGGAGCTTGCCGGTCTCGAAGAGCGTCGGCGGGGCGCGGATTCAGCGTTTCAACGGATTGAGCGGCTTCATGCTGACCTTGAACGCCGTGCACAGATGATCGAGCAGCAGCGGGTCGCCGCCGAAGCGGAGCGCGACCAGCGAAGCGGCGAGAATGAGCAGCTACAGGTACGTCAGATTGAGTTGAAGGCCGCCCGCGACACCGCGCAGGAGGAGGCACGCGCAGCAGCAGCCGAAGCCGCGGCACTGCGCGAGCAATTGACGGCTGCGGAGCATCAGCTCAAGACACTGCGTGGCGCGACCGACGGATTCCGCGAAAATCGAAGCAGGCTGGCGAGTCTTGCTGCCAAGCTGAAGAGCGATCTGGAGCATCTGGAAGCAAGCTGCCTGAATGAACTTAATCTCGAAGCAAGCGCGCTTCGTGCCGAAGCCAATGCGCCGGAGGCCGAGGGAGGTCTTGCGTATCTGGAAGGCGACGAACTCACGGCTGCCGAAGAAGCGACTCGCGAGATGCGACAGAAGCTCGAAGCGATGGGCCCTGTGAACATGATGGCGCTGGATGAATACAAGGAAACAGCCGAGCGCCATGCATTTCTGGAGACGCAGCGCAAGGACCTGGTCGATTCGATCGAGAATACGCAGAGCACGATCAAGGAGATCGATCAGATTTCGCGCGTCAAGTTCGACGAGGCCTTTGCAAGAATCAATGAGAACTTCGGCCACGTCTTCACCAAGCTCTTCCACGGCGGCCAGGCGTTCCTGCGCCTTACCGATGCGGAGAATCAGGCCGAGAGCGGGCTCGAAATCGTGGCCTCGCCGCCGGGCAAGAAGCTGCAGAATGTGCTGCTCCTTTCCGGTGGAGAAAAGGCGCTTACGGCTCTCAGCTTGCTCGTCGGAATCTTCCAGTACCAGCCTGCTCCCTTCTGTGTACTGGACGAAGTGGATGCCGCGCTGGACGAGACAAACGTGGGCCGTCTTGCGGACCTGCTGCATGGAATGAGCCAGGATACGCAGTTCCTGTTGGTCACGCACTCCAAGCGCATGATGCAGACAGCTGACCTGATCTACGGCGTGACGATGCAGGAGCCGGGCGTTTCGAAGATCGTCAGCGTGCACCTCGGGCATCAGCAGCAGGATCGTGGACGCGAGAGGGCTACTGCGTAA
- a CDS encoding DUF1345 domain-containing protein — protein sequence MTTITEQFADLQETDFVNAANGLRSRPQPSIMETMTSPQEDREPRWPAMLALLAVGGLRFVLPPALAWGPEWLILVAVVVLLIPTVTARMRGNHTLNQVLGYLTTSIVTLDMCWSLYLLIAALPSHKEPPQTLLISAAALWITNILVFASWYWRLDAGGPRAREIRGVHTDGAFLFPQMTLDQKSRKEMGEDTWNPGFVDYLFLAFNTSTAFSPTDVPVLSRWAKMLMMVQALISFATVALLAARAVNIL from the coding sequence GTGACCACCATCACTGAGCAATTTGCCGACTTGCAGGAGACCGATTTTGTCAACGCGGCAAATGGGTTGCGTTCGCGCCCTCAGCCAAGCATCATGGAAACGATGACATCTCCTCAAGAAGACCGGGAACCCCGCTGGCCCGCAATGTTAGCGTTGCTCGCGGTCGGCGGCCTCCGTTTCGTCCTTCCCCCGGCGCTGGCCTGGGGTCCAGAGTGGCTGATCCTTGTCGCCGTAGTGGTCTTGCTGATTCCCACAGTAACGGCACGCATGCGCGGCAACCACACCCTCAATCAGGTGCTGGGCTACCTCACCACCTCGATTGTCACGCTCGACATGTGCTGGTCGCTTTATTTGCTGATTGCGGCGCTTCCATCGCATAAAGAGCCGCCTCAAACCCTGCTCATCTCCGCAGCCGCCCTGTGGATCACCAACATTCTGGTCTTCGCCTCGTGGTATTGGCGGCTCGACGCAGGCGGCCCACGCGCCCGTGAAATCCGAGGCGTTCATACCGACGGAGCATTTCTGTTTCCGCAAATGACTCTTGATCAGAAATCCCGAAAAGAAATGGGAGAAGATACATGGAACCCGGGCTTCGTCGATTACCTGTTTCTGGCCTTCAACACCAGCACAGCCTTCTCGCCGACAGACGTTCCCGTTCTCTCACGCTGGGCTAAAATGCTGATGATGGTGCAGGCGCTTATCTCGTTCGCGACCGTGGCTCTCCTGGCTGCCCGTGCCGTGAATATCTTGTAG
- a CDS encoding phosphoribosylaminoimidazolesuccinocarboxamide synthase, giving the protein MAIAPKGLPLSALLTTNLGAIPLIGRGKVRDLYAVGDALLLVATDRISAFDHVLGSGIPGKGKILTQISLFWFDLLSDIVPNHLIATEIADFPAELHPYADQLEGRSMLVKRAAMFPVECVARGYLAGSGWKEYQTQKTVCGIALPEGLLDGSRLPEPIFTPATKSQDGAHDENISFAATESAVGAEDAAELRRLTMALYARAAAHAESCGLILADTKFEFGRVGGGIMLGDEVLTPDSSRFWDRAAWKPGGAQPSFDKQFVRDYLESIQWNKQAPAPALPEEVVARTQAKYLEAFRLLTGRELAL; this is encoded by the coding sequence TTGGCAATTGCCCCGAAAGGCCTTCCGTTGTCCGCTTTGCTTACCACAAACCTTGGCGCAATTCCCCTGATTGGTCGGGGCAAGGTGCGCGATTTATACGCTGTTGGCGATGCCCTTCTGCTGGTCGCCACCGACCGCATCTCAGCCTTCGATCATGTGCTGGGATCGGGGATTCCTGGCAAAGGCAAGATCCTGACGCAGATCTCGTTGTTCTGGTTCGACTTGCTCTCGGATATCGTGCCCAACCATCTGATTGCGACCGAGATCGCCGACTTCCCTGCCGAACTGCACCCGTATGCCGATCAGTTGGAAGGCCGTTCGATGCTGGTCAAGCGGGCAGCGATGTTCCCAGTGGAGTGCGTGGCGCGCGGCTACCTTGCCGGCTCCGGATGGAAGGAATATCAGACGCAAAAAACTGTCTGCGGCATTGCGCTACCAGAGGGACTGCTGGATGGCTCGCGATTGCCGGAGCCGATCTTTACGCCGGCGACGAAGAGCCAGGATGGCGCGCACGATGAGAACATCTCTTTCGCAGCGACGGAAAGCGCTGTTGGCGCGGAAGATGCAGCGGAGTTGCGACGGCTGACAATGGCGCTCTACGCGCGCGCTGCGGCGCATGCTGAAAGCTGCGGGCTTATCCTGGCCGATACCAAGTTTGAATTTGGACGAGTGGGCGGCGGAATTATGCTGGGCGACGAGGTGTTGACTCCGGATTCCTCGCGGTTCTGGGACAGAGCGGCATGGAAACCGGGCGGCGCTCAGCCCAGCTTCGATAAGCAATTCGTTCGCGATTACCTGGAAAGCATTCAATGGAACAAGCAGGCTCCGGCTCCGGCGTTGCCGGAGGAAGTGGTTGCGCGTACTCAGGCAAAATATTTGGAAGCTTTTCGGCTGCTGACAGGCCGCGAGCTGGCTCTCTAA
- a CDS encoding CvpA family protein yields MNVVDIVILLLLILSAITGFRSGLIQCVFSLAGLIAGIAIASWNYKHFAVELAPTVHSMALAEAIWFSLIALAVMLVAGLLGMLIKGLVHGIGLAWLDKLLGLIFGLLRGAVLVTLCIVILAAFYPDTSWLGKAKLSRYFLGSAHLTTHMTPRELKERIVYGLHVLEKDAPSWLDPK; encoded by the coding sequence ATGAATGTTGTCGATATCGTAATTTTGTTGCTGCTGATATTGAGCGCGATTACAGGATTTCGGAGCGGGTTGATTCAGTGCGTCTTTTCTCTCGCAGGGTTGATTGCGGGAATTGCCATTGCAAGCTGGAACTACAAGCACTTTGCGGTTGAACTGGCGCCGACGGTGCACAGCATGGCTCTCGCCGAGGCGATATGGTTTAGCCTGATCGCGCTAGCCGTTATGCTGGTAGCCGGTTTGCTTGGAATGCTGATCAAGGGCCTGGTGCACGGTATCGGTCTGGCATGGCTGGACAAGCTGTTGGGATTGATCTTTGGCCTTTTGCGTGGAGCGGTGCTGGTAACCTTATGCATCGTGATTCTTGCGGCTTTTTATCCGGATACGAGCTGGCTCGGGAAAGCGAAGTTGTCAAGGTATTTTTTGGGAAGTGCACACTTAACGACACATATGACGCCCAGGGAATTGAAAGAAAGAATAGTGTATGGTCTCCATGTGTTGGAGAAAGACGCTCCAAGTTGGCTGGACCCGAAATAG
- a CDS encoding helix-turn-helix domain-containing protein — protein MKRELDNLITQMHSTGIRYEDAVRQFKRQYLLEVLRAHRGNQCKAAEELGMHRNTLSRTMAELELEVAEVRAGLKRPVRSERLVHSGLRQQVR, from the coding sequence GTGAAGCGCGAACTAGATAACCTAATCACCCAAATGCATTCCACCGGCATCCGCTACGAGGATGCTGTGCGGCAGTTCAAACGGCAATATCTACTGGAAGTCCTGCGGGCGCATCGCGGCAACCAGTGCAAAGCCGCAGAGGAGCTCGGAATGCACCGCAACACGCTCAGCCGCACGATGGCTGAGCTGGAGCTGGAGGTGGCGGAAGTTCGCGCAGGGCTCAAGCGTCCCGTGCGCAGCGAACGTCTGGTACATAGCGGCCTGCGCCAGCAGGTTCGCTGA
- a CDS encoding HAD family hydrolase: MPTGHESAEPRVTMRDGFIWDAQDAYLFDIDGTLLRSRDRTHVNSFAASVKQVTGFEVSLTGVALHGGTDTAILREAFALAGIPNEAWEPQIEAILEAMRQTIATRRGEMDLWTMPGVEETLKHLASRGALLGLATGNLEMIGWIKVEEVGLREWFRFGGFSDRFEVRAAMVADAAAKARELVDATEEGSPKSICVVGDTPRDIEAARANGLPVIAVATGNYSFEELTALEPDVCTSSLAALLSETVAKDARVQSGEVQAGEIEVRQ; encoded by the coding sequence ATGCCGACAGGACATGAGAGTGCGGAGCCACGCGTGACGATGCGCGACGGCTTCATCTGGGATGCGCAGGACGCTTACCTCTTCGATATTGACGGCACACTGCTGCGCAGCCGTGATCGCACTCATGTCAATTCGTTTGCCGCGAGCGTCAAGCAAGTGACAGGGTTTGAAGTATCGCTTACCGGCGTGGCGCTGCACGGTGGCACGGATACTGCCATTCTGCGCGAGGCCTTTGCGCTGGCGGGTATTCCGAACGAAGCCTGGGAGCCACAGATTGAGGCGATCCTCGAAGCCATGCGGCAGACGATCGCGACACGGCGCGGCGAGATGGACCTGTGGACTATGCCGGGAGTTGAAGAGACCTTGAAGCACCTGGCGAGCCGGGGTGCCCTTTTGGGACTCGCGACAGGCAATCTGGAGATGATCGGCTGGATCAAGGTGGAAGAGGTTGGGCTGCGCGAATGGTTTCGCTTCGGCGGCTTCAGCGACCGGTTTGAAGTTCGCGCGGCGATGGTCGCGGATGCGGCGGCGAAAGCGCGTGAGTTGGTTGACGCGACCGAAGAGGGCTCGCCAAAGAGCATCTGCGTGGTGGGCGATACTCCACGCGATATCGAAGCAGCGCGCGCCAATGGGCTGCCGGTCATTGCCGTCGCCACTGGTAACTACAGCTTCGAGGAGCTGACTGCGCTGGAACCCGATGTCTGCACTTCTTCGCTGGCGGCGTTGCTGTCGGAGACCGTAGCGAAGGATGCCCGGGTTCAATCGGGAGAAGTTCAAGCAGGAGAGATTGAGGTGCGGCAGTGA